The Leguminivora glycinivorella isolate SPB_JAAS2020 chromosome 1, LegGlyc_1.1, whole genome shotgun sequence genome includes a region encoding these proteins:
- the LOC125233640 gene encoding uncharacterized protein LOC125233640: MKMLRWSGGVTRLDRVRNEYVRGSFRVAPIPEKLTENRLRWFGHVMRRDDEYVVKRALDLPEKKRGRGRPPSTWWTCMAKLLKTNNLPDPTTLDRMSWRTVIRRADPT; encoded by the coding sequence ATGAAGATGCTTAGATGGTCGGGAGGAGTCACGCGGCTAGACAGAGTCCGAAACGAGTACGTTCGTGGCAGCTTTAGGGTGGCCCCAATACCCGAAAAGCTCACAGAAAACCGtctaaggtggtttgggcacgTGATGCGTAGGGATGATGAGTATGTCGTCAAAAGAGCTCTCGACCTGCCGGAGAAAAAGAGAGGCAGAGGACGCCCTCCGTCAACATGGTGGACCTGCATGGCCAAGCTCCTCAAAACTAATAATTTACCTGACCCGACAACCCTCGACAGAATGTCGTGGCGCACAGTAATTAGGAGAGCCGACCCCACTTAA